The following proteins are co-located in the Apium graveolens cultivar Ventura chromosome 5, ASM990537v1, whole genome shotgun sequence genome:
- the LOC141659236 gene encoding putative serine/threonine-protein kinase WNK9 isoform X2, whose protein sequence is MYGVADLEADESDYVEMDPSGRYGRYNEILGKGASKTVYRAFDEYEGIEVAWNQVKLFDFLQSPEDLERLYCEIHLLKTLKHSNIMKFYTSWVDAANRNINFVTEMFTSGTLRQYRQKHKKVNIRALKHWCRQILQGLLYLHSHDPPIIHRDLKCDNIFVNGNQGEVKIGDLGLAAILRKSHAARCVGTPEFMAPEVYAEEYNELVDIYAFGMCVLEMVTFDYPYSECYHPAQIYKKVISGKKPDALYKVNDPEVREFIEKCLATVTCRLPARQLLKDSFLQNDDYGSFSPLDCRELIGIGSMLRQPSFEDRCSKNSLVNDYSSYPGCELGMDLDYFTPDFQSNESDTLVNQEDEDFENVGITIKGRKEDDGIFLRLRIADKEGRIRNIYFPFDMETDTALSVAAEMVSELEITDQEVTKIAEMIDREMISLVPEWNTRLGQEEFRNHTSRSYCQSCASNGPYRSYLSSENPSAQNLEHLHCSRQGCAAMHGRFEEITYRSDTTEQRVTDGAPVVSSQSDGVHYSDIWGQPDEPELCLKQVKESCSKEKETKNNNDKTYSCVGNSQSRNSIISRDLDEDYENEIRKELRWLKAKYEIQLRELKDMQLRSLSRNGSFSPRADDRKEEIKDRVSSAVPSEGKNEVLLKSFDSGKNYSLCFPVDYGKTCASQRIQYFDTSYGAYSPKQAVTTKGFYAEDLLPQSLHRATSLPVDAVDY, encoded by the exons atgtaTGGTGTTGCTGATCTTGAAGCAGATGAGTCTGACTATGTTGAAATGGATCCTAGTGGCAGATATGGAAGG TATAATGAAATTCTTGGTAAAGGAGCATCAAAGACAGT GTATAGGGCTTTTGATGAGTATGAGGGGATTGAAGTGGCCTGGAATCAGGTAAAACTTTTTGATTTTCTGCAAAGTCCAGAAGATCTTGAGAGGCTGTATTGTGAAATTCATCTGCTCAAGACTTTGAAGCACAGCAATATCATGAAGTTCTACACTTCTTGGGTTGATGCTGCTAATCGAAATATTAATTTTGTGACAGAAATGTTTACCTCTGGTACTCTCAGACA GTATAGGCAAAAACACAAGAAAGTAAACATTAGAGCTTTGAAACATTGGTGTAGGCAGATTTTGCAAGGGCTTCTATACCTCCATAGCCATGATCCTCCTATCATCCACAGGGATCTCAAATGTGATAATATATTTGTTAATGGTAATCAAGGGGAAGTAAAGATCGGTGATCTTGGCTTAGCTGCAATACTCCGTAAATCTCACGCTGCTCGCTGTGTTG GAACACCAGAATTCATGGCCCCTGAGGTGTATGCAGAGGAATACAATGAATTAGTAGACATTTATGCATTTGGAATGTGCGTTTTGGAAATGGTCACCTTTGATTATCCATATAGTGAATGCTATCACCCTGCTCAAATATACAAGAAAGTCATATCT GGTAAAAAGCCTGATGCTCTTTACAAAGTTAATGATCCCGAGGTACGGGAATTTATTGAAAAGTGCCTAGCAACGGTGACTTGTAGGCTACCTGCGAGGCAGCTTCTTAAGGACTCTTTTCTTCAGAATGATGATTATGGATCTTTTTCACCTTTAGATTGCAGAGAACTTATTGGAATAGGCTCCATGTTAAGACAGCCTTCCTTTGAAGATCGTTGTAGTAAGAATTCTTTGGTCAATGATTATTCCAGTTATCCTGGTTGTGAACTAGGTATGGATTTGGATTACTTCACGCCTGATTTTCAATCAAATGAAAGTGATACATTGGTGAATCAAGAAGATGAGGATTTTGAAAATGTTGGGATCACTATCAAGGGGAGGAAAGAAGATGATGGCATTTTTCTAAGGCTTAGGATTGCTGATAAAGAAG GCCGTATCCGGAATATATACTTCCCATTCGATATGGAAACAGACACAGCATTAAGTGTAGCTGCAGAAATGGTTTCAGAACTGGAAATTACAGATCAGGAAGTAACTAAAATAGCAGAGATGATTGATCGTGAAATGATTTCTCTAGTACCAGAGTGGAATACTAGATTAGGCCAAGAAGAATTCCGCAATCACACAAGTCGTAGTTATTGTCAAAGTTGTGCCAGCAATGGCCCTTATAGAAGCTATCTTTCCTCAGAGAACCCATCTGCCCAAAATCTTGAACATCTTCACTGTTCGAGACAAGGGTGTGCTGCTATGCATGGTCGATTTGAAGAGATCACTTACCGGTCTGACACAACTGAACAGCGTGTTACAGATGGCGCACCAGTAGTATCAAGTCAATCAGATGGCGTGCACTATTCTGATATTTGGGGACAACCTGATGAGCCCGAGCTATGCTTGAAACAAGTAAAAGAATCTTGTTCAAAGGAGAAGGAAACAAAAAATAACAATGATAAGACATATTCTTGTGTGGGAAATTCTCAATCCAGAAATTCAATAATATCACGGGATTTAGACGAGGACTAtgagaatgaaattagaaaagaatTACGATGGCTCAAAGCCAAGTATGAAATACAGTTGCGAGAGCTAAAAGATATGCAACTACGGTCCTTGTCAAGAAACGGAAGTTTTTCTCCACGTGCTGATGACAGAAAAGAAGAGATTAAAGATAGAGTGTCAAGTGCAGTTCCCTCAGAaggaaagaatgaagttttaCTAAAATCTTTTGATTCTGGGAAAAATTACAGTTTGTGCTTTCCTGTTGATTATGGAAAGACCTGTGCAAGCCAAAGAATCCAATATTTCGATACATCCTATGGAGCTTATAGTCCAAAGCAGGCAGTCACTACCAAGGGTTTCTACGCAGAAGATTTGCTTCCACAATCACTTCATAGAGCTACTTCTCTTCCAGTTGATGCTGTAGATTACTAA
- the LOC141659236 gene encoding putative serine/threonine-protein kinase WNK9 isoform X3, with product MVLLILKQMSLTMLKWILVADMEGYRAFDEYEGIEVAWNQVKLFDFLQSPEDLERLYCEIHLLKTLKHSNIMKFYTSWVDAANRNINFVTEMFTSGTLRQYRQKHKKVNIRALKHWCRQILQGLLYLHSHDPPIIHRDLKCDNIFVNGNQGEVKIGDLGLAAILRKSHAARCVGTPEFMAPEVYAEEYNELVDIYAFGMCVLEMVTFDYPYSECYHPAQIYKKVISGKKPDALYKVNDPEVREFIEKCLATVTCRLPARQLLKDSFLQNDDYGSFSPLDCRELIGIGSMLRQPSFEDRCSKNSLVNDYSSYPGCELGMDLDYFTPDFQSNESDTLVNQEDEDFENVGITIKGRKEDDGIFLRLRIADKEGRIRNIYFPFDMETDTALSVAAEMVSELEITDQEVTKIAEMIDREMISLVPEWNTRLGQEEFRNHTSRSYCQSCASNGPYRSYLSSENPSAQNLEHLHCSRQGCAAMHGRFEEITYRSDTTEQRVTDGAPVVSSQSDGVHYSDIWGQPDEPELCLKQVKESCSKEKETKNNNDKTYSCVGNSQSRNSIISRDLDEDYENEIRKELRWLKAKYEIQLRELKDMQLRSLSRNGSFSPRADDRKEEIKDRVSSAVPSEGKNEVLLKSFDSGKNYSLCFPVDYGKTCASQRIQYFDTSYGAYSPKQAVTTKGFYAEDLLPQSLHRATSLPVDAVDY from the exons aTGGTGTTGCTGATCTTGAAGCAGATGAGTCTGACTATGTTGAAATGGATCCTAGTGGCAGATATGGAAGG GTATAGGGCTTTTGATGAGTATGAGGGGATTGAAGTGGCCTGGAATCAGGTAAAACTTTTTGATTTTCTGCAAAGTCCAGAAGATCTTGAGAGGCTGTATTGTGAAATTCATCTGCTCAAGACTTTGAAGCACAGCAATATCATGAAGTTCTACACTTCTTGGGTTGATGCTGCTAATCGAAATATTAATTTTGTGACAGAAATGTTTACCTCTGGTACTCTCAGACA GTATAGGCAAAAACACAAGAAAGTAAACATTAGAGCTTTGAAACATTGGTGTAGGCAGATTTTGCAAGGGCTTCTATACCTCCATAGCCATGATCCTCCTATCATCCACAGGGATCTCAAATGTGATAATATATTTGTTAATGGTAATCAAGGGGAAGTAAAGATCGGTGATCTTGGCTTAGCTGCAATACTCCGTAAATCTCACGCTGCTCGCTGTGTTG GAACACCAGAATTCATGGCCCCTGAGGTGTATGCAGAGGAATACAATGAATTAGTAGACATTTATGCATTTGGAATGTGCGTTTTGGAAATGGTCACCTTTGATTATCCATATAGTGAATGCTATCACCCTGCTCAAATATACAAGAAAGTCATATCT GGTAAAAAGCCTGATGCTCTTTACAAAGTTAATGATCCCGAGGTACGGGAATTTATTGAAAAGTGCCTAGCAACGGTGACTTGTAGGCTACCTGCGAGGCAGCTTCTTAAGGACTCTTTTCTTCAGAATGATGATTATGGATCTTTTTCACCTTTAGATTGCAGAGAACTTATTGGAATAGGCTCCATGTTAAGACAGCCTTCCTTTGAAGATCGTTGTAGTAAGAATTCTTTGGTCAATGATTATTCCAGTTATCCTGGTTGTGAACTAGGTATGGATTTGGATTACTTCACGCCTGATTTTCAATCAAATGAAAGTGATACATTGGTGAATCAAGAAGATGAGGATTTTGAAAATGTTGGGATCACTATCAAGGGGAGGAAAGAAGATGATGGCATTTTTCTAAGGCTTAGGATTGCTGATAAAGAAG GCCGTATCCGGAATATATACTTCCCATTCGATATGGAAACAGACACAGCATTAAGTGTAGCTGCAGAAATGGTTTCAGAACTGGAAATTACAGATCAGGAAGTAACTAAAATAGCAGAGATGATTGATCGTGAAATGATTTCTCTAGTACCAGAGTGGAATACTAGATTAGGCCAAGAAGAATTCCGCAATCACACAAGTCGTAGTTATTGTCAAAGTTGTGCCAGCAATGGCCCTTATAGAAGCTATCTTTCCTCAGAGAACCCATCTGCCCAAAATCTTGAACATCTTCACTGTTCGAGACAAGGGTGTGCTGCTATGCATGGTCGATTTGAAGAGATCACTTACCGGTCTGACACAACTGAACAGCGTGTTACAGATGGCGCACCAGTAGTATCAAGTCAATCAGATGGCGTGCACTATTCTGATATTTGGGGACAACCTGATGAGCCCGAGCTATGCTTGAAACAAGTAAAAGAATCTTGTTCAAAGGAGAAGGAAACAAAAAATAACAATGATAAGACATATTCTTGTGTGGGAAATTCTCAATCCAGAAATTCAATAATATCACGGGATTTAGACGAGGACTAtgagaatgaaattagaaaagaatTACGATGGCTCAAAGCCAAGTATGAAATACAGTTGCGAGAGCTAAAAGATATGCAACTACGGTCCTTGTCAAGAAACGGAAGTTTTTCTCCACGTGCTGATGACAGAAAAGAAGAGATTAAAGATAGAGTGTCAAGTGCAGTTCCCTCAGAaggaaagaatgaagttttaCTAAAATCTTTTGATTCTGGGAAAAATTACAGTTTGTGCTTTCCTGTTGATTATGGAAAGACCTGTGCAAGCCAAAGAATCCAATATTTCGATACATCCTATGGAGCTTATAGTCCAAAGCAGGCAGTCACTACCAAGGGTTTCTACGCAGAAGATTTGCTTCCACAATCACTTCATAGAGCTACTTCTCTTCCAGTTGATGCTGTAGATTACTAA
- the LOC141659236 gene encoding putative serine/threonine-protein kinase WNK9 isoform X1 — MKFYTSWVDAANRNINFVTEMFTSGTLRQYRQKHKKVNIRALKHWCRQILQGLLYLHSHDPPIIHRDLKCDNIFVNGNQGEVKIGDLGLAAILRKSHAARCVGTPEFMAPEVYAEEYNELVDIYAFGMCVLEMVTFDYPYSECYHPAQIYKKVISGKKPDALYKVNDPEVREFIEKCLATVTCRLPARQLLKDSFLQNDDYGSFSPLDCRELIGIGSMLRQPSFEDRCSKNSLVNDYSSYPGCELGMDLDYFTPDFQSNESDTLVNQEDEDFENVGITIKGRKEDDGIFLRLRIADKEGRIRNIYFPFDMETDTALSVAAEMVSELEITDQEVTKIAEMIDREMISLVPEWNTRLGQEEFRNHTSRSYCQSCASNGPYRSYLSSENPSAQNLEHLHCSRQGCAAMHGRFEEITYRSDTTEQRVTDGAPVVSSQSDGVHYSDIWGQPDEPELCLKQVKESCSKEKETKNNNDKTYSCVGNSQSRNSIISRDLDEDYENEIRKELRWLKAKYEIQLRELKDMQLRSLSRNGSFSPRADDRKEEIKDRVSSAVPSEGKNEVLLKSFDSGKNYSLCFPVDYGKTCASQRIQYFDTSYGAYSPKQAVTTKGFYAEDLLPQSLHRATSLPVDAVDY, encoded by the exons ATGAAGTTCTACACTTCTTGGGTTGATGCTGCTAATCGAAATATTAATTTTGTGACAGAAATGTTTACCTCTGGTACTCTCAGACA GTATAGGCAAAAACACAAGAAAGTAAACATTAGAGCTTTGAAACATTGGTGTAGGCAGATTTTGCAAGGGCTTCTATACCTCCATAGCCATGATCCTCCTATCATCCACAGGGATCTCAAATGTGATAATATATTTGTTAATGGTAATCAAGGGGAAGTAAAGATCGGTGATCTTGGCTTAGCTGCAATACTCCGTAAATCTCACGCTGCTCGCTGTGTTG GAACACCAGAATTCATGGCCCCTGAGGTGTATGCAGAGGAATACAATGAATTAGTAGACATTTATGCATTTGGAATGTGCGTTTTGGAAATGGTCACCTTTGATTATCCATATAGTGAATGCTATCACCCTGCTCAAATATACAAGAAAGTCATATCT GGTAAAAAGCCTGATGCTCTTTACAAAGTTAATGATCCCGAGGTACGGGAATTTATTGAAAAGTGCCTAGCAACGGTGACTTGTAGGCTACCTGCGAGGCAGCTTCTTAAGGACTCTTTTCTTCAGAATGATGATTATGGATCTTTTTCACCTTTAGATTGCAGAGAACTTATTGGAATAGGCTCCATGTTAAGACAGCCTTCCTTTGAAGATCGTTGTAGTAAGAATTCTTTGGTCAATGATTATTCCAGTTATCCTGGTTGTGAACTAGGTATGGATTTGGATTACTTCACGCCTGATTTTCAATCAAATGAAAGTGATACATTGGTGAATCAAGAAGATGAGGATTTTGAAAATGTTGGGATCACTATCAAGGGGAGGAAAGAAGATGATGGCATTTTTCTAAGGCTTAGGATTGCTGATAAAGAAG GCCGTATCCGGAATATATACTTCCCATTCGATATGGAAACAGACACAGCATTAAGTGTAGCTGCAGAAATGGTTTCAGAACTGGAAATTACAGATCAGGAAGTAACTAAAATAGCAGAGATGATTGATCGTGAAATGATTTCTCTAGTACCAGAGTGGAATACTAGATTAGGCCAAGAAGAATTCCGCAATCACACAAGTCGTAGTTATTGTCAAAGTTGTGCCAGCAATGGCCCTTATAGAAGCTATCTTTCCTCAGAGAACCCATCTGCCCAAAATCTTGAACATCTTCACTGTTCGAGACAAGGGTGTGCTGCTATGCATGGTCGATTTGAAGAGATCACTTACCGGTCTGACACAACTGAACAGCGTGTTACAGATGGCGCACCAGTAGTATCAAGTCAATCAGATGGCGTGCACTATTCTGATATTTGGGGACAACCTGATGAGCCCGAGCTATGCTTGAAACAAGTAAAAGAATCTTGTTCAAAGGAGAAGGAAACAAAAAATAACAATGATAAGACATATTCTTGTGTGGGAAATTCTCAATCCAGAAATTCAATAATATCACGGGATTTAGACGAGGACTAtgagaatgaaattagaaaagaatTACGATGGCTCAAAGCCAAGTATGAAATACAGTTGCGAGAGCTAAAAGATATGCAACTACGGTCCTTGTCAAGAAACGGAAGTTTTTCTCCACGTGCTGATGACAGAAAAGAAGAGATTAAAGATAGAGTGTCAAGTGCAGTTCCCTCAGAaggaaagaatgaagttttaCTAAAATCTTTTGATTCTGGGAAAAATTACAGTTTGTGCTTTCCTGTTGATTATGGAAAGACCTGTGCAAGCCAAAGAATCCAATATTTCGATACATCCTATGGAGCTTATAGTCCAAAGCAGGCAGTCACTACCAAGGGTTTCTACGCAGAAGATTTGCTTCCACAATCACTTCATAGAGCTACTTCTCTTCCAGTTGATGCTGTAGATTACTAA